A genome region from Larimichthys crocea isolate SSNF unplaced genomic scaffold, L_crocea_2.0 scaffold268, whole genome shotgun sequence includes the following:
- the slc38a4 gene encoding sodium-coupled neutral amino acid transporter 4, with product MPGVMDRMELRKVSTEADDDSTVSLNDCYTEPIDSDKATIDSQFLDDNDDAESQKFLANGMMKKKKFEEYHEEYHPGHTSFGMSVFNLSNAIMGSGILGLSFAMANTGIVLFTILLFGVAILSLYSVHLLLVTAKEGGSLIYEKLGERAFGWPGKIAAFGSIIMQNIGAMSSYLFIVKYELPEVIRAFLALEENSGEWYLNGNYLVVFVSIGVILPLSLLKNLGYLGYTSGFSLSCMVFFLGVVIYKKTQLPCPLPFFYHHSSNLSMNGSDLPGLYPPLNSSAHMDFSRADVSPAALGSHDAHHSTGVHFQPHPDDEEMCTPKYFVFNSQTAYTVPILAFAFVCHPEVLPIYSELKDRTRKKMQNVSNLSILTMLIMYMLSALFGYLTFYDNVEAELLHTFTKVYKFDTMLLLVRLAVLTAVTLTVPIVLFPIRSSITTLLFSKREFSWTRHMLIAAAILAFNNMLVIFVPTIRDIFGFIGSSAATMLIFILPAAFYLRLVKTVPFRSPQKIGAAIFLVVGIIFMIGSLSLIVLDWIHNPPGSSGGH from the exons ATGCCGGGAGTCATGGATCGTATGGAACTGAGGAAAGTCTCCACGGAGGCTGATGATGACAGCACCGTGAGCCTGAACGACTGCTACACAGAACCCATCGACTCTGATAAGGCCACCATTGACAG TCAGTTTCTGGATGACAACGATGATGCAGAAAGCCAGAAGTTTCTGGCAAATgggatgatgaagaagaagaaattcgAGGAATACCATGAAGAATAT CACCCCGGCCACACATCCTTCGGGATGTCTGTTTTCAACTTGAGCAACGCCATCATGGGAAGCGGCATTCTGGGCCTGTCTTTCGCCATGGCGAACACAGGCATCGTGCTCTTTAC AATCCTCCTCTTCGGTGTGGCCATCCTCTCCTTATATTCTGTACATCTGCTCCTTGTGACAGCTAAAGAAGGAG GATCCCTCATCTATGAGAAGCTGGGCGAGAGAGCGTTCGGCTGGCCCGGGAAAATTGCAGCATTCGGATCGATAATTATGCAGAACATTGGAG CCATGTCCAGCTATCTCTTTATCGTGAAGTATGAGCTGCCTGAAGTCATCCGGGCCTTCCTGGCATTAGAAGAAAACTCTGG TGAATGGTACCTGAACGGAAACTACCTGGTGGTGTTTGTCTCCATCGGAGTCATTCTGCCTTTGTCTCTCCTTAAAAACCTGG GCTACCTGGGCTACACCAGCGGCTTTTCCCTTTCCTGCATGGTCTTCTTCCTGGGTGTG GTGATTTACAAGAAGACCCAGCTTCCCTGCCCTCTGCCCTTCTTCTACCACCACTCGAGCAACCTCAGCATGAATGGCTCAGACCTGCCTGGGCTGTACCCGCCACTAAACAGCTCAGCTCACATGGATTTCTCACGTGCCGACGTTTCCCCGGCAGCTCTCGGCAGCCACGACGCTCATCACTCCACCGGCGTCCACTTCCAGCCTCACCCTGACGACGAGGAAATGTGCACGCCTAAATACTTTGTCTTCAACTCACAG ACTGCATACACTGTGCCCATCCTGGCCTTTGCCTTTGTCTGCCACCCTGAGGTCCTGCCCATCTACAGTGAGCTGAAAGA TCGTACCCGGAAAAAGATGCAGAACGTCTCCAATCTATCCATCTTAACTATGCTTATCATGTACATGCTGTCAGCATTGTTCGGCTATCTCACCTTTTATG ACAACGTGGAGGCCGAGTTGCTCCACACCTTCACCAAGGTGTACAAGTTCGATACCATGTTGCTGCTGGTGCGTTTGGCTGTTCTCACCGCAGTCACTCTGACTGTCCCCATCGTCCTGTTCCCT atccGCTCCTCCATCACCACACTGCTGTTCAGCAAGCGAGAGTTCAGCTGGACTCGCCACATGCTGATTGCCGCTGCCATCCTGGCATTCAACAACATGTTGGTCATCTTCGTGCCCACCATCAGAGACATCTTTGGCTTCATCG GTTCATCTGCAGCCACTAtgctcatcttcatcctccctGCTGCCTTTTACCTCCGCCTGGTGAAAACAGTGCCGTTCCGCTCCCCACAGAAGATTGGA GCGGCCATCTTCCTAGTCGTGGGAATCATCTTCATGATTGGCAGCTTGTCACTCATCGTGCTCGACTGGATCCACAACCCACCGGGCTCCAGCGGTGGTCACTAA